In the Ignavibacteriales bacterium genome, one interval contains:
- a CDS encoding IS4 family transposase: MNKTNKFSGQPIISQILKYIEPAKIYRTAEKYKSDKYYKKFKTYDHLVSMIYTILSGCNSLREITSIILACEGKINHLGLKHFPRRSTISDANKNRKSEVFREIYNRLYEQYKGFLSDSNKSAVAIEGLKIIDSTTISLFSDILKGAGRNPVNGKKKGGIKMHTMINALEDVPCLIKFSSAATHDHTFLRELELKKGSYVVFDKGYNDYAQYSEWTLDGIYFITRQKENAVYESIAEFDIKDGIDPGVIKDERIKVQKKEKTIELRRIAYWHEPHKKVYEFITNNFEIEADKVAEIYKNRWQIEKMFKRLKQNFPLKYFLGDSQNAIEIQIWVSLIIQLIMLVIQRKIKRSWAYSNMVSVIRYHLMTYINLFKFLEKPDADWSFLTTKTDEQLLLFG; the protein is encoded by the coding sequence ATGAACAAAACTAATAAATTCAGCGGACAACCAATAATAAGTCAAATACTAAAGTACATAGAGCCGGCAAAAATATACCGGACAGCAGAAAAGTACAAGAGTGATAAATATTATAAGAAATTCAAGACGTATGACCATTTGGTAAGCATGATATATACGATACTAAGCGGATGCAATTCACTAAGAGAAATAACAAGCATAATACTGGCGTGCGAAGGGAAAATCAATCATTTAGGGCTGAAACACTTTCCACGCCGCAGTACAATATCAGATGCAAACAAAAACAGAAAGAGCGAAGTATTCAGAGAAATCTATAACAGACTATATGAGCAGTATAAGGGATTTTTATCGGACAGCAATAAAAGCGCGGTGGCAATAGAGGGATTAAAAATAATAGATAGTACCACAATAAGCCTGTTCAGTGATATATTGAAAGGAGCGGGAAGGAACCCTGTGAATGGGAAAAAGAAGGGGGGAATAAAAATGCATACAATGATAAATGCGCTGGAAGACGTGCCGTGCTTAATTAAGTTCAGCTCGGCAGCAACACACGATCATACGTTCTTAAGAGAGTTGGAATTAAAGAAAGGCTCCTATGTAGTCTTCGATAAAGGATATAATGACTATGCTCAATATTCGGAATGGACATTAGACGGGATATATTTTATTACCAGGCAGAAAGAAAATGCTGTCTATGAAAGCATAGCAGAATTTGATATTAAAGATGGTATTGATCCTGGGGTAATAAAGGATGAAAGAATAAAAGTTCAAAAAAAAGAAAAGACAATAGAATTAAGAAGAATAGCATATTGGCATGAGCCACACAAAAAGGTATATGAATTTATTACGAACAATTTTGAAATAGAAGCCGATAAAGTGGCGGAAATATATAAGAACCGTTGGCAGATAGAGAAAATGTTTAAAAGATTAAAACAGAATTTCCCGTTAAAATATTTTTTAGGCGATAGCCAAAATGCAATTGAAATACAAATATGGGTAAGTCTGATTATTCAGCTTATAATGTTAGTAATACAAAGAAAAATTAAACGAAGTTGGGCGTATTCCAATATGGTTTCTGTCATTAGATATCATTTAATGACATACATAAACTTATTTAAGTTTCTGGAAAAACCTGATGCCGATTGGAGTTTTTTAACTACAAAAACAGATGAACAACTTTTACTTTTTGGTTAA
- a CDS encoding CHRD domain-containing protein, producing the protein MKNLPIRIVFLFLIIISTSFTGTVVAQTTQSSQTVFVSTINALLEGSSDTSKATATAWAILSGDKTQLTYRITYAKLTSKFTASHFHLGFPGTNGPVVHAIQYTRNTAIGSWTNLPDSIVTALIRGQIYINIHTQNYPGGEIRGQLKPVDGIPFLFSPEPGQVNSPDTSKASGTGWAVLSSDGSVPYLTYGMTIAGLTSNYTASHFHIGVATQNGGVVHPIAFSDSSAYGRWDNISDQNVLALLRDGIYANVHSANYPGGEIRGQLIKSGTISFYASLDGNQEVPIVTTNATGTALFVLNDSLSSLAYRITFANLQDGFTASHFHLGAFGVPGGVVKPINTFKGNTADGIWSGIPDSLLVSLVKGNLYVNIHSKAHGGGEIRGQVWLNEGIAFIASLNSAQSGQSVSSLGSGTSWLSLVDDTLKFQITFAGLTSAYSSSHFHLGATGVNGGVVHPIAFTDSTTNSFWASLDNSSLSALVNKNLYINIHTANYPAGEIRGQVLPSTFESAHSVTFVSDENSSVISNYKLSQNYPNPFNPSTTINFSIPQNSFVTIKVYNNIGKEVTTLVNEQKPTGNYNVVFNGNNLASGVYFYRMIADGIVYTKKLMLLK; encoded by the coding sequence ATGAAAAATTTACCAATCCGAATAGTGTTTTTATTTTTGATAATAATAAGCACATCATTTACAGGAACAGTTGTGGCACAAACTACTCAGTCTTCACAGACAGTCTTCGTATCAACTATAAATGCTTTACTGGAAGGTTCATCTGATACTTCCAAAGCTACAGCAACAGCGTGGGCAATTCTATCCGGAGATAAAACCCAACTAACATATAGAATTACTTACGCAAAGCTTACTTCAAAATTTACAGCTTCACATTTTCATTTGGGTTTTCCAGGAACAAATGGACCGGTGGTTCATGCAATTCAATATACCAGAAATACAGCCATTGGCAGCTGGACAAATTTACCGGATAGCATTGTTACTGCACTAATAAGAGGGCAAATATATATTAATATCCACACGCAAAATTACCCTGGTGGTGAAATAAGAGGGCAGTTAAAACCGGTCGATGGTATTCCATTTTTGTTTTCGCCGGAACCCGGACAAGTAAATTCTCCAGATACATCAAAAGCATCTGGAACAGGTTGGGCTGTCTTAAGCTCTGATGGATCAGTTCCATATCTTACTTATGGAATGACGATAGCCGGATTAACCAGCAATTATACTGCCTCGCATTTTCATATCGGTGTGGCAACTCAAAATGGCGGAGTGGTTCATCCAATTGCATTTAGTGATAGCTCTGCTTATGGACGATGGGATAATATTTCTGATCAAAATGTATTAGCACTTTTAAGAGATGGAATTTACGCAAATGTTCATTCAGCAAATTATCCGGGCGGAGAAATACGTGGACAGCTTATTAAATCCGGAACAATTTCCTTCTATGCTTCACTTGATGGCAACCAGGAAGTTCCGATTGTAACTACAAATGCAACAGGAACAGCATTGTTTGTTTTGAATGATAGTTTGTCATCACTTGCTTATAGAATTACTTTTGCCAATCTTCAGGATGGTTTTACTGCTTCTCATTTTCATCTGGGTGCATTTGGTGTTCCTGGTGGAGTTGTTAAACCGATTAATACATTTAAGGGAAATACGGCAGATGGTATTTGGAGTGGAATTCCAGATAGCTTGCTGGTTAGTTTGGTTAAAGGTAATCTCTACGTTAATATTCATTCCAAAGCGCATGGAGGCGGAGAGATAAGAGGGCAAGTATGGCTGAATGAAGGTATAGCATTTATTGCATCATTAAATAGTGCACAGAGCGGACAATCGGTTTCATCTTTAGGTTCAGGTACCTCCTGGCTTTCATTGGTTGATGATACATTAAAATTCCAGATAACATTTGCCGGATTAACTTCTGCTTATTCATCTTCGCATTTTCATCTTGGTGCTACAGGAGTTAATGGAGGAGTTGTTCATCCAATTGCATTTACGGATAGCACAACAAATTCTTTTTGGGCTTCTTTAGATAATTCTTCTCTTAGCGCATTGGTAAACAAAAATTTATATATAAACATTCATACGGCAAATTATCCGGCTGGTGAAATAAGAGGACAAGTTTTACCATCAACTTTCGAATCTGCACACAGTGTTACATTCGTTAGTGATGAAAATTCTTCAGTCATATCAAATTATAAATTAAGTCAGAATTACCCGAACCCATTTAATCCATCAACTACTATTAATTTTTCAATTCCCCAAAATAGTTTTGTTACAATTAAAGTATATAATAACATTGGTAAGGAAGTAACAACTTTAGTTAATGAACAAAAACCAACGGGTAATTATAATGTGGTTTTTAACGGAAATAATCTTGCAAGCGGAGTTTATTTTTATAGAATGATTGCGGATGGAATTGTTTATACAAAAAAATTAATGCTGCTTAAATGA
- a CDS encoding GNAT family N-acetyltransferase, with amino-acid sequence MNEINFTPFPILTTERLTLRQLSGVDDLAIFFLRTDERVNKYIERQKPANLDEAKSFILKINDGIKHNNWIYWAISLRNNPDLIGTICLWNFSRDKTTAEVGYELNPVFHGQGLMNEALRSIIDFGIKTIGLKKIDAYTHKDNSRSTRLLEKNNFTLDLERKDEENLNNIIYSLTELQ; translated from the coding sequence ATGAATGAAATAAATTTTACTCCTTTCCCAATCTTAACAACTGAGAGATTAACATTGCGGCAATTAAGTGGTGTTGATGACTTAGCTATTTTCTTTTTACGTACTGATGAAAGAGTAAACAAATATATTGAACGACAAAAACCAGCCAACCTTGATGAAGCTAAATCGTTTATCTTAAAGATTAATGATGGAATAAAACATAACAATTGGATTTATTGGGCAATAAGTTTAAGGAACAACCCGGACTTAATCGGGACAATATGTTTATGGAATTTTTCCCGCGATAAAACCACTGCTGAAGTTGGCTATGAGTTAAACCCGGTATTCCACGGACAAGGATTAATGAATGAAGCATTAAGATCAATCATTGATTTTGGTATTAAAACAATTGGACTAAAAAAAATTGATGCTTACACACATAAAGATAATAGCAGATCAACAAGACTTCTTGAAAAGAATAATTTTACACTGGATTTGGAAAGAAAAGACGAAGAGAATTTAAACAATATCATTTATTCATTAACAGAATTACAATAA
- a CDS encoding type II toxin-antitoxin system HicB family antitoxin, whose translation MYFNLNVIIEKDKFGYYAYCPDLEGCQTQADNVDEALSNIKEAIELYLETLTDKEKKEIFSKEIITTTYGVKVA comes from the coding sequence ATGTACTTCAACTTAAATGTAATTATTGAAAAAGATAAATTTGGTTATTACGCCTATTGCCCCGATTTGGAAGGTTGCCAAACACAGGCAGATAATGTAGATGAAGCTTTATCAAATATTAAAGAAGCCATTGAACTTTATTTAGAAACTTTAACTGATAAAGAAAAAAAAGAAATATTTAGTAAGGAAATTATAACTACTACATACGGAGTTAAAGTTGCCTAA
- a CDS encoding PorV/PorQ family protein, producing the protein MLKRHSVLSSILLLIIFLFSFISQPNAQTVIGKYAGEFMAIGVGGRANGMGGAYVAVANDVTSGYWNPAGLASINYPQISLMHEEHFGNLVNYNYGSVALPYGSDMSFGLSIIRLGIDGIPDTREALIDRESKVVIYDIGNPRAGIDPSKIKEFNNSDWAFYLTFAKKYSENFSYGANVKFILRDIAEYSAYGVGFDIGAMYMPYEKFYIGANVQDITTTLVAWNTGRNELITPTLKLGTAYLLDLSFGRFTPAVDFDIRFENRRFASQFNLGPVSFDPHFGLEYSFKNVVSVRFGYNDVKQFTLGAGVKLPKLNIDYSFSRFNMSSDERLPDSHRISLILTLEEPKFLRSSN; encoded by the coding sequence ATGCTAAAGCGCCATAGCGTTCTTTCTTCAATCTTACTCTTAATCATATTCTTATTCTCTTTTATTTCTCAGCCTAATGCCCAAACTGTAATTGGTAAATATGCCGGCGAGTTTATGGCAATCGGAGTTGGTGGAAGAGCAAATGGAATGGGTGGCGCTTACGTTGCAGTTGCAAATGATGTTACTTCCGGATACTGGAATCCTGCAGGGCTGGCAAGCATCAATTATCCTCAAATTTCTTTAATGCACGAAGAACATTTTGGCAATCTTGTTAATTATAATTATGGTTCGGTTGCGCTTCCTTATGGATCGGATATGAGCTTTGGTCTTAGCATAATCCGTTTGGGAATTGATGGTATACCTGATACACGGGAAGCTTTAATTGATAGAGAATCCAAAGTGGTTATTTATGATATTGGTAATCCGCGTGCGGGAATTGATCCATCAAAAATTAAGGAATTTAATAACTCCGATTGGGCATTCTACTTAACATTTGCTAAAAAATACTCCGAAAATTTTTCTTACGGAGCTAACGTAAAGTTTATTTTGAGAGATATTGCTGAGTACAGTGCATATGGAGTTGGTTTTGATATTGGGGCAATGTACATGCCGTATGAAAAATTTTATATTGGTGCCAATGTGCAGGATATAACAACCACTTTGGTAGCATGGAATACCGGCAGGAACGAACTTATTACCCCAACTTTAAAACTCGGAACAGCATATTTGCTGGATTTATCTTTCGGCAGATTTACTCCTGCTGTAGATTTCGACATTCGGTTTGAGAACAGACGATTTGCCTCTCAGTTTAACTTGGGTCCAGTCAGCTTCGATCCACACTTTGGACTTGAGTATAGTTTCAAAAATGTAGTTTCAGTGCGCTTTGGTTATAATGATGTTAAACAATTTACGCTCGGCGCCGGAGTAAAACTTCCAAAACTTAATATTGATTATTCATTCTCCCGATTCAATATGTCTTCTGATGAACGTTTGCCGGATTCCCATAGAATTTCATTAATCTTAACTTTAGAAGAACCAAAATTCTTACGCAGTTCAAATTGA